GTCGGAGCCGGGGGTCCCGctggggccggcgctgcccggcacCGCCCGGCGGCCTCCGCGGGGAAATCCGCCCGTGGGGAACGGGGTGGCCGAAatcacttttttctccccctccgcCTCCCTTTGCGGCACTTAACGGGGGGGATAAGGaccgggctgggggcaggagggggcaccCGCCGAGGGAAGCGCGCCGGCTGCCCGGTGCgtgtggcggggccggggccgagcgcttcccggcggggcgggacgggacggggcacGGGGAAACACCGGCGTCCCGGCGGGAGCCGGGCAGCGCGGCCTCCCCGAGGGCAttgcggcggcggggccaggggCTGTTcggtcccgtccccgtccccgtcccgtcccgcccccccAACAGCTGTTCCCGGCGCTGTCATTGTTGCAGTTTATTATGGATTTGACAAAAGTCCCTCCCCCCCAccgcgcccccccgccgggctccccgcgccgctgccggccgccgcccccccgcccgccccatcGAGCCGGACCGGCCCCGGTGACAtcagccgccccccggccgccccccccgcagccgccgccgatTGGCGCAGCCCCCCTCCCGCCCGGTGACATCGTTCCTCCCCGGCGCGGCTAtaaagccgccgccgccgccgccgcaagGTGCGCGCTGCTGCCGTGCTCGCCCGTCACGGCGCGCCGCtccccacggccgccccgcgcACGGTAAGTGCCCCCCGCGCCCGCGCACCCCGGCGCGGcaccccccgagcccccggcccggcggagaggcgcggagggagggagggagggagggagggacgggaggggagggcaggcgCCCCCCGAGGGCGgccccgcggagcggcggcggagcggctCGCCGAcctggcgggcgggcgggcgggcggcggcggcggggcccgccaaGTTTCCGCGGGCGCTGACCCGGGGCCGCCTGCGGGCTCTCTccctccccgcaggcagcccggTGCGCGCCGCCGTCCCGCCCGCCGGGCCATGGACTCGGACGCCAGCCTGGTCTCCAGCCGCCCGTCCTCCCCGGAGCCCGATGACCTCTTCCTCACGGCCAGGAATAAAGGCAGCGGCGGGGGCTTCACGGGCGGCACCGTGTCCAGCTCCACGCAGAGCGACTCCCCGCCGGAGCTGAGCGCCGAGCTGCGCAGCGCCATGAGCGCtgcgggggtggtggtggtggacaaGCTGGGCTTCAAGTCctcgtcgtcctcctcctcctcgtcctcctcctcctcctccaagaaggacaagaagcagATGACGGAgccggagctgcagcagctgcggCTGAAGATCAACAGCCGGGAGCGCAAGCGGATGCACGACCTGAACATCGCCATGGACGGGCTGCGGGAGGTGATGCCCTACGCCCACGGCCCGTCGGTGCGCAAGCTCTCCAAGATCGCCACGCTCCTCCTGGCGCGCAACTACATCCTCATGCTCACCAACTCCCTGGAGGAGATGAAGCGCCTGGTCAGCGAGATCTACGGCGGGCACCACGCCGGCTTCcaccccgccgcctgccccggcggCATGGGCGCCCActccgccccgctgcccggccacCCGGGCCACCCCGCCTCGCACCCCGTCCAccaccccatcctgccccccgccgccgtctCCAGcgcctccctgcccggctccggccTCTCGGCCGTCAGCTCCATCCGGCCCCCCCACGGGCTCCTCAAGTCgccctcggccgccgccgccgccgccgccccgctgggCAGCGGCTTCCAGCACTGGGGGGGGATGCCCTGCCCCTGCAGCATGTGCCAGGTGTCGGCCCCGCCGCACCACCACGTCTCCGGCATGGGCACCGCCAGCCTCCCCAGACTGGCCACCGACACCAAATGAGCCcctcggcggggccgccccgccgcgccccgcgccgccccggcaccTCCAGGACCTACAAACGCGGCCCCCCGGCGGCAgcgggtccccccccccgctcccggggccgtcggaggggcggcgggaggggatgGAGCCCGGCCCGGGGTCTGCCCTGCTCCCCGAACGGCGGGGAAAACCGCCCCGACACAAGCAGACGCCCGCGCATCTTCTGTAGTCTTAACTTCGCGCTGCGGGCGGTAACTTCGCCAGGAGGGGAAAAGAGTCCTCGGCTCGTCGCAAACGGAGGAACCAAAACTGCAGAGGGGCTTTTGCTCGTTTGCTcgcctgtttgtttgtttgttcccgccccacctccccccccacctcccccccggTTTCGCTTCTACGCGTAGAGCCTGCGGAGCCGTTTCTGGGTCACATGCCGCCCCGGAAAGCCCatccccgcagcgcccggccgccgctccgGGGACTCCCGGCactggcggggagcggcggggctcCGGGTGGACGTGTAGCCGGGAAAGTCGgtctcttccccccttcccccgctCCCTCGCCCGCCGTTTTTTCCGTTGTCTTTCTGGTTCGGGATTTGTAAATACACCGTTCAACGATAACGACGCGAGTCCGCTCTGCCTGAGCTTTCCGTCCGTGCACTTGTCCTGTGTAAGCCTCATGAGTGAATAAGGGGTCGGTTTGCCTTGATTGCCTTGGTTGGGGTTCttggggtttgttgggttttggtttgtttttttttttttttaagcgtaTAAcaaggttttggttgtttttggttttttattcgTTCCTGCCACCTTTAACAAAGTTTGAACTCTTTAATGCTCTTTCTGTGTAGGAACTTTCACACTGTCCGTGTTGCAATACTGAGAACTTGGGCTTGTTTCTGAAATAACAACTTTTCTTATCGCTGCCCCTTGCAGAGATTTTatcatctgtttatttttgtaaaaaaaaaaaaagaaaaaagaaaaaagttgctaaataatatttattacttgtttggttgcaaaaaaaaaaaaaaagtgatccaCTGttgagattttaaataaaaaaaaaaaaagcgttttaAATAAAtggccttttcctcttccttgctcTTCCGAGGCGAGCGGGGAGGCGGGGGCAGGTGCTGGGACCGGCGCcggtgcggggccgcggcgggacggCCGCGGGCTACCGGCCGCAgagcggggaagggaggggaacaCTTGAGGCGCATCCTTGCCTTTTCCCGAAGTTTTTTCTTAGTTTGCTTCGCCGGCTAATCGAAAccgtttgggttgggttgggttttttatttccccctcATTTGGCCCTCGCAGAGTAAGGGCGGCAAGGAAAGAAACGACTGTTACTGGGCTCCTGATGCGAAAATTTTTGTCTACCGAATCCAGCGCTTGGCAAGAGCTTAATAATATTAATTCGGGGAAAGGAAGCATTAAACTTGGCGGTGTGGTGTTTGCTCGCTGTAATCGCTTCTGCGCACTTGACCTtcaaccaaaaaccaaccaaacgaAAATCCAcggaaaggaaaattatttggggacagccttttttttttttttttccttttttttttttctcccgaAGATGATAGTATCTCTTGCCCGTGTGTATTTCAGCAGCTCGGTACTCAGGTATTTGGGCGGGAAATATTTCGCCCTCTCGCAGCCCCCAAGGCAAGGGCCGTCTTCACCCGCGCAGGGTGCGGGCGTGGAGCGGCCTGTGGCTTCCCCTTTCCGTGTGAGGAGAAGGGGAACGACCCGAGCGAATCCCGGTTTTTGAGGAAAAGGCGGTCGGCGGtcccggcggcggctgccccccgggggcagccgggacaggcagcggggctccccgggcgCGCTTCCCTcggtcccgccgccgcccggcaccgCGCTCCGGACTGCGGGTGGGCAGGGAGACCGCAAAAGCCCCGTCCTTGCCCACGCAGATCCTTACACCCCTCTCTCTCTAGACCGATGAAGGGGCTAGACAGCTATGTAAAATAACCAGCTGGCTACACACGCATAAATACAAAatagcacatatatatatatatgtattatatattttatatatatatatgtaatatatattatatatatatatatatataataacaGACCGTCGAGGAGTTTGGGGCGCACAGACACCCGCGGGGGAATGAGAGCGAGTTCGGACCcgggggactttttttttttactgtgtaaaGCCAAGCGGTtcccggcggccggggcgggctggggtcCCCGCGGGGTGTGAGCCGGTCCCGGCCCGACAGCCCCTCCGGGCTCCTGCCTTGTGGGGTTTGCTCCTTCCTTCTGCGGCTCGCCCCATGCCAACCCCTTCAGGAAACGGGGGTCGGAAAGGAGTGCCCTtcaccccagcatcccccccagcgATGATGAGAAATACCCCCCCCTTCTCCAGAGACGCTCCCCAGCCCCCGGAGAGAAGCTCCCCTTCCCAGCATCCTCAGTACCGATTTTGGCAAACAAACCCCATTTAACGCCAGGAGGGATGAAGCCCCGGGGACCAACGCCGAGGAGGGGGACAGGCCACAGGCGGGGCGGGCATCCCGCCCATTGCCGCGGTGCCCTCTCCAACAGGCGAGCTGGCCCTGACGCCGGTGGCCAGGAGGGCGCTGGCCCTGCCCCTCGCTTTAAGGCCGCCTTAGGGTGCTACCTCTGTGTCGGTCTGCGGCTTTGAAGGCGACCCTTGCAGCACCAGACCCTCCGCTTCTGCCTTctccggcggggcggggggtggggaggggtgggggagaaagtCGTGCAAAATAAGGGGCTGACAGCCAGGTGCCTGCCAGCGGCTTGGGACGGGCCCCCCGACGGCCGCCCTTCTGCCAGGCTCCGTTGCAAGCCCAAGGCCGGGCTGGGCCGGAGAAGGCGCAGAGATCACCCCGGTCCCCGCCGGAGCAAAGGCCGCTCCTCTGCCGagcccgcggcggcccggggaTGCCgacccccgccgcgccggggcgaGGATGGGGAAGCTCCCGTCAGGCCAGCCCCGCTTAGGATGTAGCCCCCCTCCCCCGGCTTTGCTCCCGGAGGCCCGCTACCGGTGCCCtgcaccccccgccccagccctgccgtcgtccgtgttccccccccccccatctgtaGGGAGACCGCAATGAGCAGAGCAGCTTTCCCAATTAGCAGGGCTCCGGCGAGGGAGTGCTGCTGCGGAAGAAGGGCAGGAGCAGGTGAGAATTAGAGGGAGCATCATTAGGAGCTGTTCTTTGTCTCTATTAAAGGCAATAATTAGCACCCTGACAGATGCAAAAGTCGGCAGTGGCCAGAAGCTGGTAAATCCTGCTCGTCTGCCTCTCCGACCGCGCTCGCCCACCCAGAGGGCCTTTCCCCGTCGCTAACAGGtggccccggggagccccgacGGGCAGcaccgccccgggggggggggggggggtcggggggatCCGGCTCTTCTGCGGGGGCATTTCGGCCCCACCGGGCCCCGCCGGTGGCAAAGCAGCGAGGGTAGCCCGGCCCCCTCCggagccccctgcccgcccgctgccagTCGGGTTGGGGCTGCTCATCCGCCCCGGCGGCGgagggagccccggggctgctggcagcccctcggCCGGGCCATGCCGAGCCGGGCCGGGTCGCCAGCTGtgctcccccggcccccctcctCCTGGGCTACCTGCAAATGAAATTAGCCGCCCTGCCGGGCCCCCGGCGCGCTCCCGCCTGCCTTGTTCCCCATATGCTCCCCTGCACGAACGAGTGCCCCGCAGGGCTCCCCTGATTGCATTGCCCGCAGCCGAAGCCGCCGCTCCGACCAGATAGGGTTACGGGGCGGGGGGGTAAGCCCATATGCTCAGCGCACaccggcggggctgccgggggtcaCCGCCGCCTCCAGCCGGGCCCGGAGAGCCGGGCGCCCGCATTGCtcccgcaggcagcccccagcccctcctgcggCCCCCCCCGAGCTGGAGTGGCCGACATAATTGGCAGCTCCCCGCCCCGCTGATCCCCGGTCCTCCGAATTTAACCTTCTTTTCCATGCAAGCCGGGCAGACCCCTCCCTTCAAGCCCCTCCTGCTGTTTTAGGCTGTCTATCGCGACTTGTCCCGACAGGAGGAGGGAGTCCCCGCCCACACAGCCCGGCCCAGACGGCTCCCTCCGATGGCCCCCCACACCCTcaccccttccctttccccttccccaaccTCCTCCCcactttccccttctctttccctccttccccacttcccttttcccccttctctttccccccttccccttcccatcctCACCGAccctcccaggcacagcacagaaaGCGGAGAGAGGGGCAGCCAGAGGTCGGCAGCGCATTTTAGGCAGAAACCGCAGTGCTTCAGGGAAGCccaggggaagggaaaggttgGCCATGTCAGGGCACCCAGGCGGTTCCTCCACATTTACCCCCCGATGTCCTTGTCTCATTTCAACAGGCGATTTTTTCAGCCTCTGCCTGGGAAATTTTGAGCCAAGTAGCTCAAAATCTGCTGCGAAACCCTGACCGAGGCATGCTGCTCCCTCCAGGCCCACGGCTTCTGCGAGGTATGTGTGCCTCTTCCGCAGGGAGGTACCAGGGCACCAGCTCTGCTCACTACCGATTTAGTCCTGTGGGATGGGATTTGTGAGAGCCCCCTGAGTGGGGCTGCAGgcttccttccttttcatttgaaTCAATGTTTGGAGTGAGTATCCAAATCCCCCTCAACAGTTTTCCAAATATCAGTCTTTCACAGAAAGATGTGGTTCTTTCTTATCTACAAACCTCTCCCCAGTAATACAAAGCAGGGCCGCCTCGGAGCAGGAGCCGCCGGCAGGGTGAGGTACGCAAGCACAGGTTACACGCATCTAGTTATATGTGTAAGTTGGAGAcagaaaaatcctattttttcccccttgaaagCCTCATCATACTGATATTCTGGGCCCAAACTTCCGCTGGGCATCACTGCAATCTCCCCACGCCAGAGTCAGGGTGCTGGACGTGACGCGTGATAACTGGGGTATTGTTCCAGAGACAAGAGCTAGGGCTGTGGCACAGCCCTGGGATGCTGTTTCCCTTGTTGGAAAACGGCTTGTTTTTACACTTCCATAGGTGAAAGACTGATGTCCCACGTACCCTGACAGCCTGCAGACTGTCAGCCATGCCCCAGAGGATGGCCCACAGGACACCAGTGTGACAGAAGCCAAACAGCCTCTGACGATGCCATCAGGCCAGCAGCTCTCGCTTGGTGTTGCAAGACGGTACTTGCAGCATAGCTCCGATTTCCCTGTGTCAGAGTGGTGTCTCCACCTCTGCATGGGATGGGGACCTCTGGGCCCACGACTCAATGTTACCCGGACTATTTCTGAATGCTCAGGCATTTTTGAATGTGTAGCTGAGGGCCAGATGTTCAGAAGATTTACCAGTATCTCTGCAAATGCTCAGCAGCAAAGCTCCCTGTGCTTCTGAAAACCTGGTTGTCCACGTAGGGGTTGAGATGGGAAGGGAGGTTTGCCAAAAGCCTGCCTCCAGCTGCGAGAGCTGGCCCTTTCCAAACTTCCAGCCCCAGCGGGTGCGG
The genomic region above belongs to Mycteria americana isolate JAX WOST 10 ecotype Jacksonville Zoo and Gardens chromosome 1, USCA_MyAme_1.0, whole genome shotgun sequence and contains:
- the OLIG2 gene encoding oligodendrocyte transcription factor 2, which translates into the protein MDSDASLVSSRPSSPEPDDLFLTARNKGSGGGFTGGTVSSSTQSDSPPELSAELRSAMSAAGVVVVDKLGFKSSSSSSSSSSSSSSKKDKKQMTEPELQQLRLKINSRERKRMHDLNIAMDGLREVMPYAHGPSVRKLSKIATLLLARNYILMLTNSLEEMKRLVSEIYGGHHAGFHPAACPGGMGAHSAPLPGHPGHPASHPVHHPILPPAAVSSASLPGSGLSAVSSIRPPHGLLKSPSAAAAAAAPLGSGFQHWGGMPCPCSMCQVSAPPHHHVSGMGTASLPRLATDTK